Within the Maribacter sp. BPC-D8 genome, the region GGTCTATATCTTCTTGGTATGGATTGTAGATTTTAAGTTCAATACTTTCTTCTGAGTTCAAAGTAACAGGAATGTCCTCTACAATACAATCTAACTTTCGGTACGACTGAAAGTTAGCTATGTATTTGCCTTTGTATAAGCCGCCATCTTCTCTAGTGTACGTAAATGTTGGGTTATTTGCATATTTAGAAACATAAGCCACGTCTTTACCGCGAACCTGCTCTTCAGAGCCATCAATTGAGTATTGATTTTTTCGATACATAAAGTTGTTCAAAGAAAACGTCGGTGTTGCATCGGTGTAAAAAGAGTACATAGGGGCATTTCTGTACGAGTTTTCAAATACCACAGGTATATTGCCAACTTCTTCTTCAATAGCCTCTGCCCATTCTTTATTACCATGACTTTCGTAATAGAAATTAAAAAGTAAAGGTTGGTAGGCAAGTCCCATTCTTAAATAAATAATTAGAACAGTATTGATGAGTCCTAATCTGAAAATCCAGGTTAAGGCTTGTTTGTTCTGTAGCATGTAGTTAAAGGCAATAATCACCAATGGTATGCAAACAATAATAATCCATTGTGTTTGAACCCTTCTGTTAAAACTAGAAACAAAAAAGAAAATAAGTACGCCGTAAGTAAGATAGATCAGAGCCTTGTTGAATAGGTCATTACTTTTAGTTTTAAACAACGCTTTGTAAATAAACGGAAAGGTTAAACCGAATATGGCAACCAAGTTTACAAAGAAACCTAGGGTGTATTTTTCGAAACGATATGCACCGTTGGGGCGTTCATATAAATGATATTTTATAGATACAAAGTCATTTTCGTATAACCAATAAAAATGGGGGGCATAGCAAAACAAAGCCACTGCTACGGCTAGCCATGCATATTTGTTGGTGGTAAGTTTAAGGTTTGAAAGTAGTACAAAGAATATGACCAGTACGGCATGGTACTTACTGTACATTAAGGCAGCCATAAATATACCCATCACTATCGCTAAAGCTGCGGTTGGTTTTTTAATGAAATACTTGTAGGTCAATAAAAAGCAACTCGTAAAAAATAATAGGGGAGTATCTGGTAATGTGAAAAAGCCATAAGCATTTAGCAGTGTCATCGAAAACACCAATACAAAGAAGTGTTTAATGTATTCGTTCTTTTTTGGGTTGTCTATCATTAACCAAAGAAGAATAATATTGACAGCAGATAGTACGCAGCTCATGAAGCGAACACCTAGTTCGCCATTAAAAAAGAAGCTGCTGATTTTCACCATCAAGGCCACCATCGGCGGGTGGTCAAAATAACCCCAAGCCATATTCTGACTGTAGTACCAGTAATAAGCTTCGTCAAAAATGAGTTGCGTATAACTAGATTGAATAAGGTTAAGAATGAATATTACAGCTAAAAAAAAGTAAAACTGCTTCGGAATTTTAGTCAACATTTGCATCGGTTACTAAATGGCAAAATTACAAATTTAAGGTTAGCTACCTAGTGTAAAAATTTCATAAAGGTATTGTTGTCCATTTTAATAAGACTTTTAAAACCTTACTTTTGTCGAAACACCTATAAATAATATATGTCTAGTAGTATCGTAATCATACCTACGTATAACGAAATTGAGAATGTAGAGGCTATAATTCGTGCGGTATTTGATTTGCAGAAAGAATTTCATGTTCTCATAGTAGATGATAATTCTCCAGACAAAACAGGAGATTGTGTTCGCGGTCTTCAAGAAGAGTTTAAGGGGAAATTGTTTTTAGAGACTAGACTAGAGAAATCAGGTTTAGGTACTGCATACATTCACGGTTTTAAATGGGCGATAGCGAAGGGTTACGACTATATATTTGAAATGGATGCTGATTTTTCGCATACACCATCAGATTTGTTAAGATTGCTGAAAGCCTGTGAGAACGGTGCTGATTTGGCGGTGGGTTCTCGATATAAAAAAGGAGTAAATGTAGTCAATTGGCCACTACACAGAGTCTTGTTGTCATATGGTGCTTCAATATATGTAAAGCTGATTACCGGTATGCGTGTAGATGATCCTACCGCTGGTTTTGTATGTTATAAAAGAAAAGTGTTGGAAGCTATAGATTTAGATTCGGTTCGTTTTGTAGGTTATGCATTTCAAATTGAAATGAAGTTTAGGGCGCATTTAAAGCACTTTAAAATAGAAGAAGTTTCTATTATTTTTAGAGACCGGGTATTAGGAAAGTCAAAAATGAGTTCTTCGATTATTAGTGAGGCTATTTTTGGGGTGTTTATTATGAAAATGAGAAGTCTATTTTTGAAAAATAAGTTTTAGTTATGGGTAAAATTTTATTGAAAAACGGAATAATAGTTAATGAGGGAGTAGCACAAGACAGTGATATTCTAATTGTTGATGATATTATCGCAAAAATCGGAAAAGACATATCTGATGCAGATGCCGAAGTTATAGACGTTACGGGTAAACATATATTACCTGGTGTAATAGATGATCAAGTTCATTTTAGAGAACCTGGTCTTACCCATAAAGGCACCATAGCAACTGAGAGTAGAGCAGCACTTGCGGGTGGTATTACCACTTTCATGGAGCAGCCCAACACAACGCCGCAAACGACCACAATAGAAAAGTTAGAAGAAAAGTTTGCAACCGCAGCCAATTCTGCATTTGCCAATTATTCTTTTCTATTCGGTGGTACCAATGATAATCTTGAAGAATTAAAGAAACTTGATAAAAATGCCTGTTCAGGTATTAAATTATTTTTAGGATCATCGACAGGTAATATGTTGGTAGATGATGAAAAAGTAATTGAAAGTATATTCAGTAATACCGAAATGGTGATCTCTGCACATTGCGAAGATGAAACGACCATTCGTAAAAACATGGTGAAGTATAAGGCAGAGTACGGCGATGATATTCCTATTGCCATGCATCCTATTATTAGAAGCGAAGAAGCTTGTTATCTTTCTTCATCAAGGGCAATTGCGTTGGCTAAGAAAACAGGTGCGAGGTTGCACGTTTTTCATTTATCCACCGGAAAAGAAACCGATTTATTCCGCAATGATATTCCGTTAGAGCAAAAGAAAATTACTGCAGAAGTATGTATACATCACTTGTGGTTTTCTGATGCCGATTATGCAAAAAAAGGAACGTTGATCAAATGGAACCCTGCGGTGAAAACAGCCAAGGATAGAGATATGTTATGGGATGCGCTGTTAGATGACCGAATAGATGTCATCGCAACCGATCATGCGCCTCATTTATTAGAAGAAAAAGACAATGTGTATACCAAAGCACCTTCTGGCGGCCCATTAGTGCAACATGCATTAAATGCTATGTTAGAGAAGGTAAGAGAGGGGAAGATCACACTAGAGAAAATGGTACAGAAAATGTGTCATAACCCAGCGATTTTATTTCAAATAGAAAAGCGTGGGTATATACGTGAAGGCTATTATGCCGATTTGGTAGTAGCAGATTTAAATAGTTCTTGGACGGTTACAAAAGAAAATATCGCTTATAAATGTAAATGGTCTCCTTTTGAGGATACTACATTCTCATCTAAGATTGTACATACGTTCATTAACGGACATTTAGGGTATAGTAACGGACAGTTTTCTGAGAAACGAAATGCAAAAAGGCTAACATTCAATAGACCATGAAGCACTTATTCTTTTTAGTGGTAGCGATGTTAATGCTTTCTTCGTGTGCAGAAGAATTAGTAGAAAAGCCAGATAATTTAATACCAGAAGATAAGATGGTGGCGGTTATTAAAGAGATGGCTATTGTCAATGCTGCAAAAGCGACGAACCTTTCTAAACTACGCGAAAATGGTGTAGAGCCAACATCTTTCATATTTAAGAAGTTTGAAATCGATAGTGCCCAATTTGTAGATAGTGACAGGTACTATGCGTCAAAACCTTTACGATACGAAAATATGTATAAGAAGGTGGAGTCTGATCTAGAAGATCAACGTTTAAAATTAGAAACTGAGAAAAGAATTAGAGATAGTTTAAGTGTTGTTGAGAAGTCTAAAAAGAACATCGATATTAAAGTGAAAGACTCGGTATCGTCTAAGAGTGTTCAGAAATAAATAGCTTCGAAGAAAATTTCACTTGTTCGTCTAAGTTCTCAAATTCCATATTCAACTTCTTCTTTATTTTCTTGTTATTGAATGTAGTAGGGTTTTTTAGTCCGTAGATAGTACTTTTTGTTATCGTTCTTGGGCTTCCGGTTATTAGGTTTCTAAGTCTATCTGCAAACTTCCCGATATTTAACTGCCAAAATTTTAAAGATGTAGAAGGTGGCTTTTTATCCATCGATAAAGCAATTTTTTTCAATATCTCTTGATAGGTCAAGTTTTCTGCTACCAGTATAAAACGTTCATTATAAATATCAGAATTCATAAGTGCGATCATAATATTAGTAACATCGTTTACAGTTACAAACCCTGATCCGCCTGGTGGGTAATAATTATATCCTTTAGAAGCGGTTTTGAAGAAAGAACCACTACCGCTATTCCAAAATCCTGGACCAAGAATCACTCCCGGGTTTACAATTACGACTTCAAGATTTTCTTGAGCACCACGCCAAACTTCCATTTCGGCTAGGTGCTTTGTTATCGCATATGGATTAGCATTCTGTCGTGTCCACTCCGTTTCTTCGTCAGCGTGTTCATTGGTAATCGTTCTTCCGATAGTGCCAATGGTACTTACATGGCATAGTTTTTTGATACCGTTCGCAATACAGATATTTACAATATTAGCGGTGCCTTCTCTATTTATACGTTCCAATTTTTTGAAATCTGACGGGTCAAAAGAAATATAAGCGGCACAGTGGTAAACATAGGTAATGCTTTCAAAAGCATTTTCTAAAGAAGGTATATCTAAAATATCAGCCTGTACCCAATCGATTTTAGCGAATAAAGAAGCAGAATCGTCAGCGTAGTAAGAGAAGATTTTTTTTACCTGAGTAAGCTTATCTTCAGTTCTATACAAAGCCTGAACAG harbors:
- a CDS encoding ArnT family glycosyltransferase; amino-acid sequence: MLTKIPKQFYFFLAVIFILNLIQSSYTQLIFDEAYYWYYSQNMAWGYFDHPPMVALMVKISSFFFNGELGVRFMSCVLSAVNIILLWLMIDNPKKNEYIKHFFVLVFSMTLLNAYGFFTLPDTPLLFFTSCFLLTYKYFIKKPTAALAIVMGIFMAALMYSKYHAVLVIFFVLLSNLKLTTNKYAWLAVAVALFCYAPHFYWLYENDFVSIKYHLYERPNGAYRFEKYTLGFFVNLVAIFGLTFPFIYKALFKTKSNDLFNKALIYLTYGVLIFFFVSSFNRRVQTQWIIIVCIPLVIIAFNYMLQNKQALTWIFRLGLINTVLIIYLRMGLAYQPLLFNFYYESHGNKEWAEAIEEEVGNIPVVFENSYRNAPMYSFYTDATPTFSLNNFMYRKNQYSIDGSEEQVRGKDVAYVSKYANNPTFTYTREDGGLYKGKYIANFQSYRKLDCIVEDIPVTLNSEESIELKIYNPYQEDIDLKKLKFAVSYMDDYKIPVETLQMTPKSIQTGITFLKQQDTTNFIFQLPKTKKENIGYFRVVISENDLLYGLNGKAIPVK
- a CDS encoding polyprenol monophosphomannose synthase — its product is MSSSIVIIPTYNEIENVEAIIRAVFDLQKEFHVLIVDDNSPDKTGDCVRGLQEEFKGKLFLETRLEKSGLGTAYIHGFKWAIAKGYDYIFEMDADFSHTPSDLLRLLKACENGADLAVGSRYKKGVNVVNWPLHRVLLSYGASIYVKLITGMRVDDPTAGFVCYKRKVLEAIDLDSVRFVGYAFQIEMKFRAHLKHFKIEEVSIIFRDRVLGKSKMSSSIISEAIFGVFIMKMRSLFLKNKF
- a CDS encoding dihydroorotase, with the translated sequence MGKILLKNGIIVNEGVAQDSDILIVDDIIAKIGKDISDADAEVIDVTGKHILPGVIDDQVHFREPGLTHKGTIATESRAALAGGITTFMEQPNTTPQTTTIEKLEEKFATAANSAFANYSFLFGGTNDNLEELKKLDKNACSGIKLFLGSSTGNMLVDDEKVIESIFSNTEMVISAHCEDETTIRKNMVKYKAEYGDDIPIAMHPIIRSEEACYLSSSRAIALAKKTGARLHVFHLSTGKETDLFRNDIPLEQKKITAEVCIHHLWFSDADYAKKGTLIKWNPAVKTAKDRDMLWDALLDDRIDVIATDHAPHLLEEKDNVYTKAPSGGPLVQHALNAMLEKVREGKITLEKMVQKMCHNPAILFQIEKRGYIREGYYADLVVADLNSSWTVTKENIAYKCKWSPFEDTTFSSKIVHTFINGHLGYSNGQFSEKRNAKRLTFNRP
- a CDS encoding DUF4296 domain-containing protein, producing MKHLFFLVVAMLMLSSCAEELVEKPDNLIPEDKMVAVIKEMAIVNAAKATNLSKLRENGVEPTSFIFKKFEIDSAQFVDSDRYYASKPLRYENMYKKVESDLEDQRLKLETEKRIRDSLSVVEKSKKNIDIKVKDSVSSKSVQK
- a CDS encoding NAD-dependent epimerase/dehydratase family protein produces the protein MVLVTGGTGLVGSHLLLKLTMNNTAVQALYRTEDKLTQVKKIFSYYADDSASLFAKIDWVQADILDIPSLENAFESITYVYHCAAYISFDPSDFKKLERINREGTANIVNICIANGIKKLCHVSTIGTIGRTITNEHADEETEWTRQNANPYAITKHLAEMEVWRGAQENLEVVIVNPGVILGPGFWNSGSGSFFKTASKGYNYYPPGGSGFVTVNDVTNIMIALMNSDIYNERFILVAENLTYQEILKKIALSMDKKPPSTSLKFWQLNIGKFADRLRNLITGSPRTITKSTIYGLKNPTTFNNKKIKKKLNMEFENLDEQVKFSSKLFISEHS